A stretch of Macrobrachium rosenbergii isolate ZJJX-2024 chromosome 12, ASM4041242v1, whole genome shotgun sequence DNA encodes these proteins:
- the LOC136844384 gene encoding mucin-2 isoform X1 — protein MARQMMLKLLLLSLGYHSGRAHVFEYPKLNTFTVGGEFRDPFSSAVTASTQLAPVYNPGGGGAAAPAQETTVVVATPAAVLPTVLSEVKAHAPRTDYVTKTVYGFLDFTTTVGSTVMIFTPQSQSAKPKPSKTRDPTLPPRSSKFTLPPSAPKLKPTPTIPNLSSTPAPSPKETKLPVLTSSTLESSFFEPHTALAIENLFSVTPEDIYGDEIDYTVESSPVQEFPQETIKAKELQEEESSRSSNQPHKPFRRPNKPFELPPGTRRRPDLNYFLDRKKPSSTPRPQGGSTIVPITVEGTGTISPKFSDLASRMTSVVLSTPSEVIVSATQGFATISVIGPFKTAVDNELGQVSEHYDFLVSEPPLNVQEAYDVYEVEPTASVEILYSSELVTSDSSFPTGLVTKLGGTIVSDGLTTVHETSVIGTYIAGHYAQILQSTSHIFQTTPTPELKLSSPSVRQTYETVKSVIKGSATQFITPDSTSALPLQSLFSEPVSKLRNSRKTDDSQLRNRPSANLSKRLGPHHGAGRLRFQHDDDPYVDLQDDDDLQKAGSNPRASFRFRGATSVRPTQPVSTFYAQEVKPTTFRRSFSPSGTRRLGNNRPASSRPRPPGPGPHRQGNRFRANTSARPKVNVNRRPIAARRRTEEQQVVQESNQDPLYLPDPDIPGADALQEETLQIVTSTPVDGPTDVYYEMATIRSLHTFRVGTTKNTRYVTFTKTFTHGAEGEIVPTSALPVPEEEVYETQLFENILDEGPRDVSTLPPIDLGENDVAALLETVTETFSTTELMMKTSVLPVLQGGETSYYSLTQTYHITRVVTALKTMPPVEAFSFIPENSLNEFNDHLLAEGTETGESLHPGELEYDENGELIDTGIGTRVRPPPGFPFEDPDLADLAGGPFDADAFEKESNPQLAAALEQRQQLQQQQGTGGTPQLASGQQAAPVDPATATPSLSPEQLQQLAYLRLLNPFSFGGLPPLTQQAQTTITSKPVTITTDLVTTSTRVIRVIFNARPIFTTLSSVETVHTTLTTFSTQTVTISPSLSPFSFPFGGAFPVG, from the exons GCTACCATTCAGGACGCGCTCATGTCTTTGAATATCCCAAACTTAACACCTTTACTGTTGGCGGAGAATTTAGAGATCCGTTCAGTTCCG CTGTCACGGCGTCTACTCAGCTGGCGCCAGTGTACAACCCCgggggaggaggagcagcagctcCTGCTCAGGAGACGACGGTGGTTGTCGCTACGCCAGCCGCTGTATTGCCAACTGTCCTGTCAGAGGTGAAGGCCCACGCACCGAGAACCGATTACGTGACGAAGACCGTCTATGGATTCCTAGACTTCACGACAACTGTTGGGTCGACAGTCATGATCTTCACTCCGCAGAGTCAATCTGCCA AGCCAAAACCGAGCAAGACTAGGGACCCTACTCTTCCACCTCGATCTTCCAAGTTCACCCTTCCACCGTCAGCACCCAAGTTGAAGCCTACCCCAACAATTCCTAACTTGTCATCAACACCTGCTCCTTctccaaaagaaacaaaactccCGGTTCTCACATCATCCACTCTTGAGTCTTCCTTTTTCGAACCACACACGGCTCTGGCTATTGAAAACTTATTCTCTGTCACACCAGAAGACATTTACGGGGATGAGATAGATTACACTGTTGAATCTTCGCCAGTTCAAGAATTCCCTCAAGAAACAATAAAGGCAAAAGAACTTCAAGAGGAAGAGTCCAGTAGGTCATCCAATCAACCTCACAAGCCTTTTAGAAGGCCAAATAAACCTTTTGAATTGCCTCCAGGTACGAGGAGAAGGCCTGATCTAAACTATTTTCTTGACCGCAAGAAGCCCTCTTCAACTCCTCGTCCACAGGGAGGCTCAACAATAGTCCCAATCACAGTTGAAGGAACAGGCACAATATCTCCTAAATTTTCTGACCTTGCATCTCGTATGACCTCGGTAGTACTAAGTACGCCATCAGAAGTTATAGTAAGTGCAACTCAAGGTTTTGCTACCATTAGTGTAATTGGACCATTTAAGACGGCTGTTGATAATGAGCTGGGACAGGTCAGTGAACATTATGATTTTTTGGTATCTGAACCCCCTCTGAATGTACAGGAGGCATATGATGTATATGAAGTAGAACCAACAGCATCAGTGGAAATTCTATACAGCTCTGAATTAGTCACCAGTGATTCAAGCTTCCCAACTGGTCTTGTTACTAAGCTTGGGGGAACAATAGTTTCAGATGGCCTCACCACAGTTCATGAGACCAGTGTTATTGGCACTTACATTGCTGGCCATTATGCCCAAATTCTTCAGAGTACTTCTCACATTTTTCAGACAACTCCCACACCAGAACTCAAGTTAAGTAGTCCATCTGTAAGACAGACTTATGAAACTGTTAAATCAGTCATCAAAGGCTCTGCAACTCAATTCATAACACCAGATTCAACTTCTGCTTTGCCTCTTCAGTCTCTTTTTTCAGAACCTGTAAGCAAACTTCGTAATAGTAGAAAAACTGATGATTCTCAGCTAAGAAATCGGCCCAGTGCCAATTTGTCAAAACGTTTAGGCCCTCATCACGGAGCTGGTCGCTTGCGTTTTCAGCATGATGATGATCCATATGTAGACttacaagatgatgatgatttacagAAAGCTGGATCAAATCCACGTGCATCATTCAGATTTAGAGGTGCCACAAGTGTAAGACCAACTCAGCCAGTAAGCACTTTCTATGCCCAGGAAGTAAAACCAACAACATTCCGCCGTTCATTTAGTCCATCTGGTACACGAAGACTTGGAAACAATCGCCCAGCATCTTCCAGACCAAGACCACCTGGTCCCGGCCCCCATCGCCAGGGAAATAGGTTTAGGGCTAATACATCTGCAAGGCCTAAAGTTAATGTTAACAGGCGGCCCATTGCTGCAAGACGCAGGACTGAAGAACAACAAGTTGTACAAGAAAGCAACCAAGACCCTCTATACCTTCCAGATCCTGATATTCCTGGCGCAGATGCCCTACAAGAAGAAACACTACAGATCGTCACAAGTACTCCTGTTGATGGTCCTACTGATGTCTACTATGAAATGGCTACCATTCGGTCCCTTCATACCTTTAGAGTCGGTACTACAAAAAACACTCGATATGTTACATTTACAAAGACATTTACTCATGGTGCTGAGGGTGAAATTGTGCCTACTTCTGCATTACCTGTGCCTGAAGAGGAGGTATATGAAACAcaattgtttgaaaatattttggacgAGGGTCCACGTGATGTCTCGACTCTTCCACCTATTGACCTTGGTGAGAATGATGTTGCTGCACTTCTAGAGACCGTAACAGAGACTTTTAGCACAACTGAATTAATGATGAAAACGTCTGTCTTACCAGTATTACAAGGAGGAGAAACATCCTACTATTCTCTTACACAAACATATCATATAACAAGAGTTGTAACTGCCCTGAAAACTATGCCACCAGTTGAGGCATTCTCATTTATTCCTGAGAACTCCTTAAACGAATTCAACGATCACCTCCTTGCAGAAGGTACAGAAACTGGTGAATCCTTACATCCAGGTGAGCTTGAATATGATGAAAATGGCGAACTTATAGACACGGGAATTGGAACACGAGTACGACCCCCACCAGGTTTTCCTTTCGAAGACCCAGATCTAGCAGATCTTGCAGGTGGTCCTTTTGACGCGGATGCTTTTGAAAAAGAGTCGAATCCTCAACTTGCTGCTGCTCTTGAACAGCGCCAGCAACTACAGCAACAACAGGGCACTGGAGGCACACCACAACTGGCTTCTGGACAACAGGCAGCACCCGTAGATCCAGCCACAGCAACACCAAGTTTATCACCAGAGCAGTTGCAACAACTTGCTTATTTGCGCCTTCTTAATCCCTTCAGCTTTGGGGGCTTACCTCCCTTGACTCAGCAAGCGCAGACTACCATTACTTCGAAACCAGTCACTATTACCACGGATCTTGTTACGACTTCCACACGCGTAATACGTGTTATCTTCAATGCTCGACCAATATTTACCACCCTAAGTAGTGTTGAGACCGTCCATACAACTCTAACCACTTTTTCAACACAAACTGTTACTATTTCTCCAAGTCTGTCACCATTCTCATTCCCATTCGGAGGTGCCTTCCCCGTGGGGTAA
- the LOC136844384 gene encoding mucin-2 isoform X2 yields MARQMMLKLLLLSLAVTASTQLAPVYNPGGGGAAAPAQETTVVVATPAAVLPTVLSEVKAHAPRTDYVTKTVYGFLDFTTTVGSTVMIFTPQSQSAKPKPSKTRDPTLPPRSSKFTLPPSAPKLKPTPTIPNLSSTPAPSPKETKLPVLTSSTLESSFFEPHTALAIENLFSVTPEDIYGDEIDYTVESSPVQEFPQETIKAKELQEEESSRSSNQPHKPFRRPNKPFELPPGTRRRPDLNYFLDRKKPSSTPRPQGGSTIVPITVEGTGTISPKFSDLASRMTSVVLSTPSEVIVSATQGFATISVIGPFKTAVDNELGQVSEHYDFLVSEPPLNVQEAYDVYEVEPTASVEILYSSELVTSDSSFPTGLVTKLGGTIVSDGLTTVHETSVIGTYIAGHYAQILQSTSHIFQTTPTPELKLSSPSVRQTYETVKSVIKGSATQFITPDSTSALPLQSLFSEPVSKLRNSRKTDDSQLRNRPSANLSKRLGPHHGAGRLRFQHDDDPYVDLQDDDDLQKAGSNPRASFRFRGATSVRPTQPVSTFYAQEVKPTTFRRSFSPSGTRRLGNNRPASSRPRPPGPGPHRQGNRFRANTSARPKVNVNRRPIAARRRTEEQQVVQESNQDPLYLPDPDIPGADALQEETLQIVTSTPVDGPTDVYYEMATIRSLHTFRVGTTKNTRYVTFTKTFTHGAEGEIVPTSALPVPEEEVYETQLFENILDEGPRDVSTLPPIDLGENDVAALLETVTETFSTTELMMKTSVLPVLQGGETSYYSLTQTYHITRVVTALKTMPPVEAFSFIPENSLNEFNDHLLAEGTETGESLHPGELEYDENGELIDTGIGTRVRPPPGFPFEDPDLADLAGGPFDADAFEKESNPQLAAALEQRQQLQQQQGTGGTPQLASGQQAAPVDPATATPSLSPEQLQQLAYLRLLNPFSFGGLPPLTQQAQTTITSKPVTITTDLVTTSTRVIRVIFNARPIFTTLSSVETVHTTLTTFSTQTVTISPSLSPFSFPFGGAFPVG; encoded by the exons CTGTCACGGCGTCTACTCAGCTGGCGCCAGTGTACAACCCCgggggaggaggagcagcagctcCTGCTCAGGAGACGACGGTGGTTGTCGCTACGCCAGCCGCTGTATTGCCAACTGTCCTGTCAGAGGTGAAGGCCCACGCACCGAGAACCGATTACGTGACGAAGACCGTCTATGGATTCCTAGACTTCACGACAACTGTTGGGTCGACAGTCATGATCTTCACTCCGCAGAGTCAATCTGCCA AGCCAAAACCGAGCAAGACTAGGGACCCTACTCTTCCACCTCGATCTTCCAAGTTCACCCTTCCACCGTCAGCACCCAAGTTGAAGCCTACCCCAACAATTCCTAACTTGTCATCAACACCTGCTCCTTctccaaaagaaacaaaactccCGGTTCTCACATCATCCACTCTTGAGTCTTCCTTTTTCGAACCACACACGGCTCTGGCTATTGAAAACTTATTCTCTGTCACACCAGAAGACATTTACGGGGATGAGATAGATTACACTGTTGAATCTTCGCCAGTTCAAGAATTCCCTCAAGAAACAATAAAGGCAAAAGAACTTCAAGAGGAAGAGTCCAGTAGGTCATCCAATCAACCTCACAAGCCTTTTAGAAGGCCAAATAAACCTTTTGAATTGCCTCCAGGTACGAGGAGAAGGCCTGATCTAAACTATTTTCTTGACCGCAAGAAGCCCTCTTCAACTCCTCGTCCACAGGGAGGCTCAACAATAGTCCCAATCACAGTTGAAGGAACAGGCACAATATCTCCTAAATTTTCTGACCTTGCATCTCGTATGACCTCGGTAGTACTAAGTACGCCATCAGAAGTTATAGTAAGTGCAACTCAAGGTTTTGCTACCATTAGTGTAATTGGACCATTTAAGACGGCTGTTGATAATGAGCTGGGACAGGTCAGTGAACATTATGATTTTTTGGTATCTGAACCCCCTCTGAATGTACAGGAGGCATATGATGTATATGAAGTAGAACCAACAGCATCAGTGGAAATTCTATACAGCTCTGAATTAGTCACCAGTGATTCAAGCTTCCCAACTGGTCTTGTTACTAAGCTTGGGGGAACAATAGTTTCAGATGGCCTCACCACAGTTCATGAGACCAGTGTTATTGGCACTTACATTGCTGGCCATTATGCCCAAATTCTTCAGAGTACTTCTCACATTTTTCAGACAACTCCCACACCAGAACTCAAGTTAAGTAGTCCATCTGTAAGACAGACTTATGAAACTGTTAAATCAGTCATCAAAGGCTCTGCAACTCAATTCATAACACCAGATTCAACTTCTGCTTTGCCTCTTCAGTCTCTTTTTTCAGAACCTGTAAGCAAACTTCGTAATAGTAGAAAAACTGATGATTCTCAGCTAAGAAATCGGCCCAGTGCCAATTTGTCAAAACGTTTAGGCCCTCATCACGGAGCTGGTCGCTTGCGTTTTCAGCATGATGATGATCCATATGTAGACttacaagatgatgatgatttacagAAAGCTGGATCAAATCCACGTGCATCATTCAGATTTAGAGGTGCCACAAGTGTAAGACCAACTCAGCCAGTAAGCACTTTCTATGCCCAGGAAGTAAAACCAACAACATTCCGCCGTTCATTTAGTCCATCTGGTACACGAAGACTTGGAAACAATCGCCCAGCATCTTCCAGACCAAGACCACCTGGTCCCGGCCCCCATCGCCAGGGAAATAGGTTTAGGGCTAATACATCTGCAAGGCCTAAAGTTAATGTTAACAGGCGGCCCATTGCTGCAAGACGCAGGACTGAAGAACAACAAGTTGTACAAGAAAGCAACCAAGACCCTCTATACCTTCCAGATCCTGATATTCCTGGCGCAGATGCCCTACAAGAAGAAACACTACAGATCGTCACAAGTACTCCTGTTGATGGTCCTACTGATGTCTACTATGAAATGGCTACCATTCGGTCCCTTCATACCTTTAGAGTCGGTACTACAAAAAACACTCGATATGTTACATTTACAAAGACATTTACTCATGGTGCTGAGGGTGAAATTGTGCCTACTTCTGCATTACCTGTGCCTGAAGAGGAGGTATATGAAACAcaattgtttgaaaatattttggacgAGGGTCCACGTGATGTCTCGACTCTTCCACCTATTGACCTTGGTGAGAATGATGTTGCTGCACTTCTAGAGACCGTAACAGAGACTTTTAGCACAACTGAATTAATGATGAAAACGTCTGTCTTACCAGTATTACAAGGAGGAGAAACATCCTACTATTCTCTTACACAAACATATCATATAACAAGAGTTGTAACTGCCCTGAAAACTATGCCACCAGTTGAGGCATTCTCATTTATTCCTGAGAACTCCTTAAACGAATTCAACGATCACCTCCTTGCAGAAGGTACAGAAACTGGTGAATCCTTACATCCAGGTGAGCTTGAATATGATGAAAATGGCGAACTTATAGACACGGGAATTGGAACACGAGTACGACCCCCACCAGGTTTTCCTTTCGAAGACCCAGATCTAGCAGATCTTGCAGGTGGTCCTTTTGACGCGGATGCTTTTGAAAAAGAGTCGAATCCTCAACTTGCTGCTGCTCTTGAACAGCGCCAGCAACTACAGCAACAACAGGGCACTGGAGGCACACCACAACTGGCTTCTGGACAACAGGCAGCACCCGTAGATCCAGCCACAGCAACACCAAGTTTATCACCAGAGCAGTTGCAACAACTTGCTTATTTGCGCCTTCTTAATCCCTTCAGCTTTGGGGGCTTACCTCCCTTGACTCAGCAAGCGCAGACTACCATTACTTCGAAACCAGTCACTATTACCACGGATCTTGTTACGACTTCCACACGCGTAATACGTGTTATCTTCAATGCTCGACCAATATTTACCACCCTAAGTAGTGTTGAGACCGTCCATACAACTCTAACCACTTTTTCAACACAAACTGTTACTATTTCTCCAAGTCTGTCACCATTCTCATTCCCATTCGGAGGTGCCTTCCCCGTGGGGTAA